One region of Malania oleifera isolate guangnan ecotype guangnan chromosome 6, ASM2987363v1, whole genome shotgun sequence genomic DNA includes:
- the LOC131157379 gene encoding probable polygalacturonase — protein MVETLALGRFHHHRLDLKRWIPAFLSSHKTLFTVLWIVGFASVFLWQRNVVDGFLIFRRAPARPVPRLRPVAFNLTDFGAVGDGVTVNTKAFERAVSAISKLGKRGGGQLNVPAGNWLTAPFNLTSHMTLFLAEDAVIVGINDEKYWPLMPPLPSYGYGREHPGPRYGSLIHGQNLKDVVITGHNGTINGQGQTWWKKYRQKLLNHTRGPLVQIMWSSDIVISNITLRDSPFWTLHPYDCKNVTVKNVTILAPILEAPNTDGIDPDSCEDMVIEDCYISVGDDAIAIKSGWDQYGIAYGRPSMNILIRNLVVRSMVSAGVSIGSEMSGGVSDVTVENLVVWNSRRAVRIKTSPGRGGYVRNIIYRNLTFDNVRVGIVIKTDYNEHPDEGFDPKAVPTLEHISFTGIHGQGVRVPVRIHGSNQIPVRNVTFRDMSVGITYKKKHIFQCAFVQGRVVGTVFPAPCENLDLYNEKEQLVKRSASQNLTDIDYDF, from the exons ATGGTGGAGACGCTGGCGTTGGGGCGGTTCCACCACCACAGGCTGGACCTCAAGCGGTGGATTCCGGCGTTCCTCTCCTCGCACAAGACCCTTTTTACGGTGCTGTGGATTGTGGGGTTCGCTTCGGTGTTTTTGTGGCAGAGGAACGTCGTCGATGGGTTCTTGATTTTTCGGCGCGCTCCGGCCAGGCCCGTGCCGAGGCTGCGGCCGGTGGCCTTCAACTTGACGGACTTCGGAGCGGTAGGCGATGGGGTTACTGTGAACACCAAGGCGTTCGAGAGGGCCGTTTCTGCCATTTCCAAGCTCGGAAAGAGGGGTGGGGGTCAGCTCAATGTGCCTGCTGGCAATTGGCTCACTGCGCCCTTCAATCTCACCAGTCACATGACTCTCTTCCTCGCTGAAGATGCTGTCATTGTTGGAATTAAT GATGAGAAGTACTGGCCGCTGATGCCACCATTACCTTCTTATGGTTATGGGAGAGAGCATCCTGGACCTCGATATGGGAGTTTGATTCATGGTCAAAATCTCAAAGATGTCGTTATAACAG GGCATAATGGTACCATAAATGGACAGGGTCAAACATGGTGGAAGAAATATCGACAGAAGCTTCTCAACCACACTAGGGGTCCATTGGTACAGATCATGTGGTCGAGCGACATTGTAATTTCTAACATTACTCTTCGTGATTCACCTTTTTGGACACTTCATCCATATGACTGCAAGAATGTAACAGTAAAAAACGTTACCATCTTGGCTCCTATACTTGAAGCTCCAAACACTGATGGAATTGATCCTG ATTCATGTGAGGATATGGTGATTGAGGACTGCTACATAAGCGTGGGAGATGATGCGATTGCAATAAAAAGTGGTTGGGATCAATATGGAATTGCATATGGACGGCCTTCAATGAACATTCTCATCCGAAATCTTGTTGTCCGTTCGATGGTCAG TGCTGGTGTATCAATAGGCAGCGAGATGTCTGGTGGGGTCTCGGATGTCACCGTGGAGAACCTTGTTGTTTGGAACTCGAGGCGTGCTGTTCGGATCAAGACCAGCCCTGGAAGAGGGGGGTACGTCCGAAACATAATCTACCGGAACCTGACATTCGACAATGTTCGGGTTGGCATTGTAATCAAAACGGACTACAATGAACACCCCGATGAGGGGTTTGATCCAAAGGCTGTCCCCACTCTTGAGCACATAAGCTTCACAGGGATCCATGGCCAGGGAGTTCGCGTGCCTGTTCGTATCCATGGTAGTAATCAAATCCCAGTTAGGAATGTTACTTTCCGGGATATGTCAGTGGGTATAACATACAAGAAGAAGC